A portion of the Flavobacteriales bacterium genome contains these proteins:
- a CDS encoding efflux RND transporter periplasmic adaptor subunit, translating into MKTTHILILASLIAFVGCGEKVSELDQKKASLKTLKEQLGEIKTQILTLEKEIALADTIVKDGIAVNVEEITSRSFAHYINQPGTVSSRANVVVSSEVGATVVRRLVEEGSWVSKDQAIIQLDATVMMNQVEDLRQSVELAKTTFERQDNLWKQGIGSEIQFLQAKNQYLSLSKKLAASEAQLDKYEIVAPISGRLDEIVINEGEFTSPGRPAFRVVNSNRLQIEVDVAERYSSVLKKGDIVKISFNSLGIDMEAPVSFVGQVINPENRTFKLKINLRNTSGNIKPNAVASLKIKDFSADNTIVLPSSAIKKDMRGSFVFVAEGNKAAKKYIEVGLSQAAETHVTAGLEFGQKVITVGFDEVSNGSIIEIKN; encoded by the coding sequence ATGAAAACAACACACATTTTAATACTAGCATCCCTCATTGCCTTTGTTGGCTGTGGAGAAAAGGTCAGTGAACTTGACCAAAAGAAAGCCTCTTTAAAAACCTTAAAGGAACAATTAGGGGAGATAAAAACACAAATACTTACTCTAGAAAAAGAGATCGCATTAGCCGATACTATAGTTAAAGACGGTATAGCTGTAAATGTAGAAGAGATTACTTCTCGTTCATTTGCACACTACATCAATCAGCCAGGAACGGTAAGCTCAAGAGCAAACGTTGTCGTAAGCTCTGAAGTTGGGGCTACTGTAGTTCGCAGATTAGTAGAAGAAGGAAGTTGGGTGTCTAAAGACCAAGCCATAATACAGTTAGACGCTACAGTAATGATGAATCAAGTTGAAGACTTAAGGCAGTCTGTTGAATTAGCCAAGACGACTTTTGAAAGACAAGACAACCTTTGGAAGCAAGGCATTGGCTCTGAAATTCAATTTTTACAAGCTAAAAACCAATACCTTTCTTTGAGTAAGAAGCTAGCTGCCTCAGAAGCACAGTTGGACAAATACGAAATAGTTGCACCAATTAGTGGTAGGCTTGACGAAATCGTTATAAATGAAGGAGAATTTACTTCGCCAGGAAGACCGGCATTTAGGGTAGTGAATTCCAATAGATTACAAATAGAAGTTGATGTAGCTGAGCGTTATTCATCTGTTTTAAAGAAAGGCGATATAGTTAAAATTTCCTTCAACTCTTTGGGCATTGACATGGAAGCACCAGTAAGTTTTGTAGGGCAAGTTATAAATCCAGAAAACAGAACCTTCAAGCTAAAAATAAACCTTAGAAATACATCTGGCAACATTAAGCCAAATGCAGTAGCCTCCTTAAAGATTAAAGATTTCAGTGCTGACAATACCATTGTATTGCCATCCTCTGCTATAAAGAAAGATATGCGAGGCTCATTTGTCTTTGTAGCCGAAGGCAATAAAGCAGCCAAAAAGTATATTGAAGTAGGCTTATCACAAGCAGCTGAAACACATGTGACTGCTGGATTAGAATTTGGTCAAAAAGTCATTACAGTTGGCTTTGATGAAGTATCAAACGGAAGTATTATTGAAATAAAAAACTAG
- a CDS encoding TolC family protein, protein MNYKLLIIAFIVAFNANAQQRLSVEDAQQIGLTNNTEVKNARLDVKLAKKKVMETVAIGLPKINGEVNMQQFLEIPTTVVPANMFVPTASADDFTELQFGTEFNSTSTLSASQLVFDGSYIVGLKASSIYKNLSIQSLELTEQQILDSIAAAYYNVLVAEERKAFLKLIADIHQDILDEVSTMYELGLVEDLDVDRMTLTLSNMKIQSENMDRMTDVAYLYLKLILGLPLDEEIILTDSLTNLLSDNQIIQLKEPSIENRKEYQLAQTQTQLMKLDLRRFQSQLLPSITAFASYSKNAYRNEFDFFDEGKWYPSNVIGIKANMTLFDGLARVSRIQQAQINYEKARNNQSQTSESLQLAYEMALSNYITAFNSQEQTANNLGLSKKIYHKTLLKYKEGLVSSSELSQAGADYSQAQANNAQAIYNLLIAKTNYNRSVGN, encoded by the coding sequence ATGAATTATAAGCTATTAATAATTGCATTTATAGTTGCATTTAATGCCAATGCTCAGCAAAGACTTTCAGTTGAAGATGCTCAGCAGATAGGTTTGACAAATAACACCGAGGTGAAAAACGCTCGATTAGACGTGAAGTTAGCAAAGAAAAAAGTCATGGAAACAGTCGCAATTGGTCTGCCAAAAATTAATGGGGAGGTCAATATGCAGCAGTTTTTGGAAATACCTACGACTGTTGTTCCTGCTAATATGTTTGTGCCAACAGCATCAGCCGATGATTTTACTGAACTGCAATTTGGAACAGAGTTCAACTCTACCTCAACACTTTCAGCTTCACAGCTTGTGTTTGACGGCTCTTATATTGTAGGGCTTAAGGCCTCATCCATCTATAAGAATTTATCTATTCAATCCTTGGAGCTTACCGAACAACAAATTCTAGATAGCATTGCAGCAGCATATTATAATGTTTTAGTAGCCGAAGAACGCAAAGCCTTTCTAAAACTGATAGCAGATATTCATCAAGATATTTTAGATGAGGTAAGCACTATGTATGAATTAGGATTGGTGGAAGACCTTGACGTTGATAGGATGACACTTACCTTATCAAATATGAAAATCCAATCGGAAAATATGGATCGCATGACTGATGTGGCATATTTATACCTAAAATTAATTTTAGGGTTGCCACTCGATGAGGAAATTATTTTAACCGACAGTCTAACTAATTTATTGTCTGACAATCAGATTATTCAATTGAAAGAACCTTCGATTGAAAACAGAAAAGAATACCAATTAGCACAAACTCAAACACAGTTGATGAAACTTGATTTAAGACGCTTTCAGTCTCAGCTTTTGCCATCAATTACCGCTTTTGCATCTTACAGCAAAAACGCATACAGAAATGAGTTTGACTTTTTTGACGAAGGTAAATGGTACCCGTCGAACGTCATTGGCATAAAAGCAAACATGACGTTGTTTGATGGACTTGCAAGGGTGTCAAGAATTCAACAGGCTCAAATTAATTACGAAAAAGCTAGAAACAATCAATCGCAAACTTCAGAGTCATTGCAATTGGCTTACGAGATGGCTTTATCTAATTACATAACAGCTTTTAATTCGCAAGAGCAAACCGCTAACAATTTAGGGCTTAGCAAGAAGATTTACCACAAAACATTACTTAAATACAAGGAAGGTTTGGTAAGTAGTTCAGAATTATCACAAGCAGGTGCAGACTACAGTCAAGCCCAAGCAAACAATGCACAAGCGATTTACAATTTACTAATAGCAAAAACTAATTATAACCGATCAGTAGGAAACTAA
- a CDS encoding TetR/AcrR family transcriptional regulator yields MDVKENIIHQSLILFLKKGVKQVNMDEVASKLVISKKTLYIHFDNKQDLVHHCFKRHNEMFEEMISNSFSQPQNAIDELFAIDESVSLMMKKTNPYLLGELKRYYPNTWSLLEELKEKVLFNIMKNNLIKGIQQELYRSELDVDIITKFVISRTDTLVNDQIFPLTVYNFKKLLKENRIYHIRGIATSKGIKYLEKKINEL; encoded by the coding sequence ATGGACGTTAAGGAAAATATAATACACCAATCGCTTATTCTTTTTCTAAAAAAAGGAGTGAAGCAAGTTAATATGGACGAAGTGGCCTCAAAGCTAGTTATTTCCAAAAAGACACTATATATCCACTTCGACAACAAACAAGATTTGGTGCACCATTGTTTTAAGAGGCACAATGAGATGTTTGAAGAAATGATAAGTAACTCTTTCTCACAACCTCAAAATGCTATTGATGAGCTTTTTGCAATTGATGAAAGCGTTTCTTTAATGATGAAAAAAACCAATCCTTATTTATTAGGAGAGCTCAAAAGGTATTATCCTAATACCTGGAGTTTGCTCGAGGAGTTAAAAGAAAAGGTATTGTTTAATATTATGAAAAACAACCTTATCAAGGGCATTCAACAAGAATTGTATAGGTCTGAATTGGACGTGGACATTATTACCAAGTTTGTTATTAGTAGAACAGACACCTTAGTCAATGACCAAATTTTTCCGCTTACCGTTTACAACTTCAAAAAGTTATTAAAAGAAAACAGAATATATCACATTAGGGGAATAGCGACCTCAAAAGGAATCAAATATCTAGAAAAGAAAATCAATGAATTATAA
- the asnS gene encoding asparagine--tRNA ligase, which translates to MKHTKVKTLLKGESLKETVCVKGWVRTKRGSKNVSFIAINDGSTINNIQAVAESDSFEEDLIKQITTGACVRIVGTLVESQGSGQKVEITAQEIEVLGEADADVYPLQPKKHSLEFLREKAHLRFRTNTFSAVFRVRHALSFAIHKFFNDKGFVNLHTPIITGADAEGAGEMFQVSNLDWNNLPKDEDGNVDETQDFFGKKTNLTVSGQLEAELGALALGQVYTFGPTFRAENSNTSRHLSEFWMIEPEVAFNDLNDNMDLAEDFLKYCIKYVLEHCKDDITFLDKRLTDDEKNLPKEQKSEMSLIERLNFVAENEFERLTYTEAINILRNSKPNQKKKFQYLIEGFGADLQSEHERYLVEKKFKKPVILTDYPKNIKAFYMRMNEDGETVRAMDILFPGIGEIVGGSQREERMDILKSRMEEMDVDQEELWWYLETRQFGTCPHSGFGLGFERLIMFVTGMKNVRDVIPFPRYPQNAEF; encoded by the coding sequence ATGAAACATACCAAAGTAAAGACGTTATTGAAAGGTGAAAGCCTAAAGGAAACCGTTTGTGTAAAAGGTTGGGTAAGAACTAAGCGAGGAAGTAAAAATGTCTCTTTTATTGCTATTAATGATGGTTCTACAATAAACAATATCCAAGCTGTTGCCGAAAGTGATTCTTTTGAGGAAGACTTAATCAAACAAATCACAACAGGTGCTTGTGTGCGTATCGTAGGTACATTGGTCGAATCGCAAGGAAGCGGTCAAAAGGTCGAAATTACAGCTCAAGAGATTGAGGTGCTTGGCGAAGCAGATGCCGATGTATATCCGCTTCAACCCAAAAAGCACAGTCTGGAATTTCTGAGAGAAAAAGCTCACTTACGTTTCCGAACGAATACCTTTAGTGCAGTTTTCAGAGTAAGACACGCTTTATCTTTTGCTATTCATAAATTCTTCAATGATAAGGGCTTTGTTAACCTTCATACACCCATTATTACAGGTGCTGATGCCGAGGGTGCTGGCGAAATGTTTCAAGTTAGTAATTTAGACTGGAACAATCTACCAAAAGATGAGGATGGTAATGTGGATGAAACTCAAGACTTCTTTGGTAAGAAAACAAACTTAACCGTTTCTGGACAGTTAGAAGCTGAATTAGGAGCATTGGCATTGGGTCAGGTCTATACTTTTGGCCCAACGTTTAGAGCTGAAAACTCTAATACTTCTAGACACTTATCAGAATTTTGGATGATAGAGCCTGAAGTGGCTTTCAATGACCTAAACGATAATATGGATTTGGCTGAAGATTTTCTAAAATATTGCATCAAATACGTTTTGGAACACTGTAAAGATGATATTACGTTCCTTGACAAGCGCTTAACTGATGATGAGAAAAACCTTCCTAAAGAGCAAAAATCAGAAATGAGCCTTATTGAACGCCTCAACTTTGTGGCAGAAAATGAGTTTGAAAGACTGACCTATACTGAGGCTATTAACATCCTTAGAAATTCTAAGCCAAACCAAAAGAAGAAATTTCAATACCTCATCGAAGGCTTTGGTGCTGACCTTCAGTCAGAACATGAACGCTATTTGGTAGAAAAGAAATTTAAAAAACCAGTGATTCTTACTGACTATCCAAAAAACATTAAAGCCTTTTACATGCGCATGAATGAAGATGGTGAAACCGTTCGTGCTATGGATATTCTTTTCCCCGGTATAGGTGAAATTGTTGGCGGCTCACAAAGGGAAGAGCGTATGGACATTCTTAAAAGTAGAATGGAAGAAATGGATGTTGACCAAGAAGAATTGTGGTGGTATCTTGAAACACGACAGTTTGGAACATGCCCACATAGTGGTTTTGGATTAGGCTTCGAAAGACTAATAATGTTTGTAACTGGAATGAAAAATGTTAGAGATGTTATTCCTTTCCCACGATACCCTCAAAATGCGGAATTTTAA
- a CDS encoding efflux RND transporter permease subunit — protein sequence MSNRSFKITNLSLKNKTTVFILTALLTLFGIFSYKSMPKSLYPDIVMPTIMVQTVYPGNSPADIENLITRPLEKEIKSVKGLKKLTSSSIQDNSSVIVEFNTDIELKVALQDVKDAVDKAKSDLPRDLDMDPMVMDIDFSEFPILNINLSGDFSLDELKIHAEYLQDEIESFTEISKVEITGLLDKEIRIEADLYLMESSQVSFGDIESAIAYENTSIAGGNVLIGNTRRMVRTSAEFTSAEEIGNIIVKHEKGNIVYLKDIATVTDGYEERESFARLDAQPVVSLNVVKKSGENLLEATSKIMSLLATAKSTNLLPQNLTISITNDQSEQTRDQLSNLENSIIFGVILVVLVLLFFLGLRNALFVGMAIPLSMFISFVVFGGMGTTMNMVVLFALILALGMLVDNAIVVIENIDRIYKKEGLSKFEAAKQGVGEIAIPIISSTLTTLAAFFPLLFWDDLMGEFMGYIPMTLIIVLGSSLFVALVINPVFASRFMQKDSRKEVNKPKLKKTTIYAAVISIIFYLLGFRMLGSLALIYGLLNLLNSIYLTPWSYWFQDTLLARLEERYSRTLNWALEGRRPLKLLAGTFGLLIFSIMFFAFMKPNVEFFPVNEPKYINVFLEMPEATDVTATDSIARVVEQDIIEILSPYEHIVSSVLTNVGAGTSDPNEMGGGSGNTPHKARITINFVEFKYRDGIATGDVMKELSASMKELPGVEISVDKNRDGPPMGRPINLEITGENFEDLLFLAEDIQQKIEKEKIPGIEGLKVDLELSKAEMLVQIDRDMARRLGVSTSQVGSTIRTALFGKEVSKFKDGEDEYPITLKLADKYRYNVSSLMNQSITFRSQSSGRVMQIPISSVATYTYNNTFGSVNRKDMKRQVTLYSNVIEGYNENAINEQLKKLLADYPLPENCDLQFTGKQQEQAQTQDFLSKALLIAVALITLILVSQFNSVFKPVIIIMTVLFSTIGVFLGLAIFNMDFVIIMTGIGIVSLAGIVVNNAIVLIDYIDLIKSRKKEELGLDGSEELDYQNSIDSIREAGQKRLRPVLLTAITTVLGLLPLATGMNINFSTLLTEFNPQIFFGGDNAIFWGPMAWTVIFGLTFATFLTLVIVPVMYLLTDKLKTKIISKLRS from the coding sequence ATGAGTAATCGAAGTTTCAAAATCACGAATTTATCACTGAAGAATAAAACAACCGTTTTCATTCTAACGGCTTTATTGACACTCTTTGGTATCTTTTCGTATAAATCCATGCCCAAATCCTTGTATCCAGATATTGTTATGCCAACAATAATGGTGCAAACGGTATATCCTGGAAACTCACCTGCAGATATAGAAAACCTGATTACAAGACCTTTAGAGAAAGAAATTAAATCTGTAAAAGGCTTGAAAAAACTTACTTCCTCTTCCATTCAGGATAACTCCTCAGTAATTGTAGAGTTTAACACAGATATTGAGCTTAAAGTAGCTCTACAAGATGTTAAGGACGCTGTAGATAAAGCAAAGAGTGATCTGCCAAGAGATTTGGATATGGACCCTATGGTTATGGATATCGATTTCTCAGAATTCCCCATTTTGAACATTAACCTTTCGGGAGACTTTAGTTTGGATGAATTAAAAATTCATGCCGAGTATCTCCAGGATGAGATAGAGTCTTTTACCGAAATATCTAAAGTTGAAATCACAGGACTATTAGATAAGGAAATTCGTATAGAGGCTGACTTATATCTCATGGAGAGTAGCCAAGTAAGTTTTGGAGATATAGAAAGTGCAATTGCCTATGAAAATACTTCTATTGCAGGAGGAAATGTGCTTATTGGCAATACTAGAAGAATGGTCAGAACATCGGCTGAGTTTACGTCAGCTGAAGAAATTGGCAACATTATTGTAAAGCATGAAAAGGGAAATATAGTTTACCTCAAAGACATCGCAACAGTTACAGATGGCTATGAAGAAAGAGAAAGCTTTGCACGGTTAGACGCACAACCAGTAGTATCATTAAATGTTGTGAAGAAAAGCGGCGAAAACCTTTTGGAGGCAACCAGTAAAATAATGTCGCTTTTAGCCACGGCAAAATCGACTAATCTACTGCCTCAGAACTTAACCATATCCATTACAAACGATCAGTCCGAACAAACTAGAGATCAATTAAGTAACTTGGAGAACAGTATCATTTTTGGAGTAATTTTGGTGGTGCTTGTTCTCTTGTTCTTTCTTGGTTTACGAAACGCTTTATTCGTTGGAATGGCTATTCCGTTGTCGATGTTTATCAGTTTTGTAGTCTTTGGCGGTATGGGTACCACAATGAATATGGTAGTGCTTTTTGCCCTCATTTTAGCATTGGGAATGTTAGTAGACAACGCTATTGTAGTGATTGAAAATATTGACCGTATTTATAAGAAAGAAGGCTTGAGTAAGTTCGAAGCAGCAAAACAAGGAGTAGGCGAAATAGCCATTCCTATCATCTCTTCAACCCTAACGACATTAGCCGCCTTTTTCCCACTCTTATTCTGGGACGACCTCATGGGAGAGTTCATGGGCTATATTCCAATGACATTAATTATTGTATTGGGCTCCTCACTATTTGTAGCCTTAGTCATAAACCCTGTTTTTGCATCTCGATTTATGCAAAAGGACAGCAGAAAAGAAGTGAATAAACCAAAGCTAAAAAAGACCACTATTTATGCTGCGGTAATTTCTATAATCTTCTACCTATTAGGATTCCGTATGTTGGGCTCACTAGCGTTAATTTATGGCTTGTTGAACTTATTGAACAGCATATACCTAACACCTTGGTCATATTGGTTCCAAGACACATTACTTGCCCGTTTGGAAGAAAGATACTCTAGAACATTAAACTGGGCATTAGAGGGAAGACGTCCATTAAAACTCTTAGCAGGAACCTTTGGGCTATTAATTTTCTCCATTATGTTCTTTGCATTTATGAAACCCAACGTGGAGTTTTTTCCCGTTAATGAGCCAAAGTACATCAATGTATTTTTGGAAATGCCAGAAGCAACGGACGTTACAGCTACAGACTCCATAGCTCGTGTGGTTGAACAAGACATTATTGAGATTCTAAGCCCGTACGAGCATATAGTTTCTTCCGTATTGACTAATGTTGGCGCAGGAACATCTGACCCTAACGAAATGGGTGGAGGTTCAGGAAATACCCCTCACAAAGCACGTATAACCATTAATTTTGTAGAGTTCAAATACAGAGATGGCATCGCTACTGGGGATGTTATGAAAGAATTATCTGCTTCGATGAAAGAATTACCTGGAGTAGAAATTTCTGTCGATAAAAATAGAGACGGACCACCAATGGGACGACCAATTAATTTGGAAATTACGGGTGAGAATTTCGAAGACTTACTCTTTTTGGCCGAAGACATTCAGCAAAAAATTGAGAAAGAGAAAATCCCTGGAATAGAAGGACTAAAAGTCGATTTAGAATTAAGTAAGGCAGAGATGCTTGTGCAGATAGACAGAGACATGGCGCGACGATTAGGCGTGTCTACTTCTCAAGTAGGATCTACTATTCGTACAGCATTGTTTGGAAAAGAAGTTTCTAAATTTAAGGATGGAGAAGACGAATACCCAATCACCTTAAAATTAGCAGATAAGTACCGTTATAACGTGTCATCATTGATGAATCAGAGCATTACCTTTAGAAGCCAGTCTAGTGGTAGAGTTATGCAAATTCCTATCTCTTCGGTGGCAACTTATACCTACAATAACACCTTTGGTTCGGTCAACAGAAAAGACATGAAAAGACAGGTAACCCTTTATTCAAACGTAATAGAAGGTTACAACGAAAACGCCATAAATGAGCAATTGAAAAAGCTATTAGCTGACTATCCTTTGCCAGAAAATTGCGATTTACAATTTACAGGAAAACAGCAAGAACAAGCTCAAACGCAAGACTTCTTGTCTAAAGCATTATTAATTGCTGTGGCTCTTATCACGCTGATATTAGTATCTCAATTTAACTCCGTATTCAAGCCAGTAATTATTATTATGACGGTACTGTTTAGTACCATCGGTGTATTCTTGGGACTGGCTATTTTCAATATGGACTTCGTTATTATTATGACGGGAATTGGGATAGTTTCATTGGCTGGAATTGTAGTTAATAATGCCATTGTTTTAATCGACTACATTGACCTCATTAAATCAAGAAAGAAAGAAGAACTTGGCTTAGACGGTTCAGAAGAATTAGATTACCAAAACTCCATAGATAGTATTCGTGAAGCTGGGCAAAAAAGGCTAAGACCTGTACTTCTTACAGCCATTACAACGGTATTGGGACTACTACCATTAGCTACAGGTATGAATATTAATTTCAGCACCTTGCTAACGGAGTTCAATCCACAGATTTTCTTTGGAGGGGACAACGCTATTTTCTGGGGACCAATGGCGTGGACGGTTATTTTTGGACTTACCTTTGCCACATTCCTTACCTTAGTAATTGTGCCAGTAATGTATCTCTTAACCGACAAATTAAAGACTAAGATTATATCTAAATTAAGGAGCTAG
- the rpoN gene encoding RNA polymerase factor sigma-54, whose product MQKQRLKQEIGLKLSPQQIQFLGLLQIPLMSLEKRIEEELESNPALEEETESDKASESSEQSWEKSSSRNSNKEETPREFTHQRELSLQEFLLEQLPMLNLNDLEYSISEFIVGCLDDNGFLSRSLLSITDDLLFKMNLEISEYDLIPILKSIQSLEPIGVGARDLQECLLIQLENKEPSSSITDAILLLSKHYSAFSNKNYEKLMRELNLSEDELKAAYKEIETLNPKPGASFSNQEEGNNYITPDFSLEVQNDELKVVLNNSKVKQLKSSEYYKNMLKNLEDTKGDKEAISFLKDKIEGANWFANALIQREQTLLNTMNCIVKLQMDYFKSGDERTLKPMKLMDIAEQINLDISTISRVTNSKYIETPYGTFLLKDFFSDAYSKEDGTTISNKVVKSHLKEIVDNEDKKKPFSDEELSERLGEKGYHIARRTVAKYREQLDFPVARLRRTL is encoded by the coding sequence ATGCAAAAACAAAGACTAAAACAGGAAATAGGACTCAAACTTAGCCCTCAACAAATACAGTTTCTTGGTTTGTTGCAAATTCCTTTAATGTCTTTGGAAAAACGTATTGAAGAGGAGCTGGAAAGCAATCCTGCTTTAGAAGAAGAAACAGAATCCGATAAAGCTTCTGAAAGCAGCGAACAAAGTTGGGAGAAAAGCAGTTCTAGAAATTCTAATAAAGAGGAAACACCTAGAGAGTTTACTCATCAAAGAGAATTAAGTCTTCAAGAGTTTTTACTAGAGCAACTTCCTATGCTTAACCTCAATGATTTAGAATATTCTATCTCTGAATTTATCGTGGGGTGTTTGGATGACAATGGATTTTTAAGCCGCTCTCTTTTGTCGATTACTGATGATTTGCTGTTCAAGATGAATTTGGAAATCAGCGAGTATGATCTTATTCCTATTTTAAAAAGCATACAAAGCTTAGAGCCTATTGGCGTAGGCGCTAGAGATTTGCAAGAGTGTTTACTCATTCAGTTAGAAAACAAAGAGCCTAGTTCGTCAATTACTGATGCTATTCTACTTCTTTCTAAACACTACTCTGCTTTTAGCAATAAAAATTACGAAAAGTTAATGCGTGAGTTGAATCTAAGCGAAGACGAACTAAAGGCGGCTTATAAAGAAATTGAAACGCTTAACCCAAAGCCTGGCGCAAGCTTTTCGAATCAAGAAGAAGGAAATAATTACATCACTCCAGATTTTAGCTTAGAAGTTCAAAACGATGAATTAAAGGTAGTGCTCAACAACAGTAAAGTGAAGCAGCTTAAGAGTAGTGAGTACTACAAAAACATGCTGAAAAATCTTGAAGACACTAAAGGCGATAAAGAGGCTATTTCTTTTTTGAAAGATAAAATAGAAGGGGCAAACTGGTTTGCTAATGCTCTCATTCAACGCGAGCAGACTCTACTAAATACTATGAATTGCATCGTTAAGCTGCAAATGGATTATTTCAAATCTGGTGATGAGCGTACACTCAAGCCCATGAAATTAATGGACATTGCAGAGCAAATTAATCTAGATATTTCGACCATTTCAAGAGTAACAAATAGTAAATACATTGAAACCCCCTACGGCACTTTTTTACTGAAAGATTTTTTTTCTGATGCTTACAGCAAAGAAGACGGTACCACTATATCAAATAAGGTGGTGAAGAGTCATCTGAAAGAAATCGTTGATAATGAAGATAAAAAGAAGCCTTTTTCTGATGAGGAACTTTCAGAAAGACTTGGTGAAAAAGGCTATCATATTGCTAGAAGAACAGTCGCTAAATATCGAGAACAACTCGATTTTCCAGTTGCAAGACTTAGACGAACGCTATGA